A stretch of DNA from Kazachstania africana CBS 2517 chromosome 3, complete genome:
GTTGACTTAAATGGGTTCTCTGATAAAATTACCTTATTACGTGgtaaattagaagatgtCGTTTTACCTTTCCCAAAAGTTGATATAATTATATCTGAATGGATGGGTTACTTCTTACTTTATGAATCTATGTTAGACACCGTTTTATATGCAAGAGATAAATATTTAGTGGAAGGTGGTTTGATCTTTCCAGATAAATGTTCAATTCATATTGCTGGTTTGGAAGACTCTGAAtataaaagtgaaaaattaagTTACTGGCAAGATGTTTACGGTTTTGATTACACTCCTTTTGTTCCAATCGTAAAGGAAGAACCTATCGTTGATACTGTCGATAACAATGCAATCAACACTACAAAGTGTAAAATGATTGAATTCGATTTGAATACTGTCAAACTATCGGATCTTGATTTCAAAGTTCCATTCGAAGTTGAAGTTAAGAGACAAGACTGGATTAACGGTGTCATTTGTTGGTTCGATATTGTTTTCCCAGCCCCAAAGGGTAAAAAACCAATAGAATTCTCAACAGGTGCTCATGCTCCATACACACATTGGAAACAAACTGTTTTCTAtttagaagatgatttagaaTGTGAAAAGGGTGATATCTTAAGGGGTGAATTGACATGTTCACCAAATAAGAGAAATAACAGAGATCTAGACGTTAAAATTTCCTATGAATTCGAAGCTAGAGGCGTCGACGCAAAAGAAAGATCgagaaaaaatgaaaacgTCTATTTGATGCATTGAATTAAGCTTGTATTATAAGGTTGTATATTAGTACTTAgactttttttaaaaaatataatataatattatcgTGTCTACACCTCGAACTATGAAGGAGTAGACAGTGGCGGTACTTGATATGTTCTGATGTTTCCTGTAACGAATGTCAGagattacaaaaaaaaaaattaaatttccATATGAGTGAAGATGggataaaaaataaatgctTCCAACCAGAGTCGAACTGATGATCTCTACATTACTAGTGTGGCGCCTTACCAACTTGGCCATAGATGCATAATTTTCGGGAATTTTTTTCCGGAAGTTTTCCATATTCGgtattcttcatcttcgCCTCAGCTCAAAAGGAAATAAACAACCATACAAACTGGTCTGGGGCGGGAAGCTCGACAGAACTGTTCAAACTATGATTGTTGAAGTTCAACCACATAAACAGCGGACATTCCACAACAGAAATAACTTGGCTATTAATTTTGGCTTTACTCACatgtattattttatttagaTTATTTTAAATAGCCAGAGACAGTTTTTGTTGGAAAAGAATAGGAAACGGCAAGTACTGGCTAGGCAAGTATGAAGACCTCTGCTTTTGTAGAGTCAACGTTCCATATTCCTAATCAAAAGCTGCTGGAAGTACTAGATAAAGCTAGTTGATCCTAAACTTCGTTTATAGAAAATATCTCGGATGAACATTTGAGGTAGAGTCTATGATCTAGAACAAGCATTGAGCAGAACTCTAGAACAAGTCTTGTACAGAAGTCCAGAACTACGGCGTTTATTAGAATCAGTAAGATGAAACTGTGAGGTTTTAATATTGTGATGATGACATCAACAATCCTGAGGGATATCCGATTATTGATGTAATCGGTTACATTCagattattatataaaggaTGAAATAAGAACGGAACTTCCTGGATTATTTCATTACCTTCGTTACGTTATGTacattagaagaaaatatatatcGACTTATTACGATAAttactgaaaaaataaagaactTATACTCTTACAAGATTATCATGTCCAACAACACTATTAACAAAAACAGTAACGAAGGTATGTCCAAGGACATTTCCGTCCAAAAGCTATATAAAAGAAGTATAGAGGCTATGAGAATGGATTGGCATTTTTTCCCTATCTATATATTGGACTGTAAACATCTAGTATGGGGATAATGTACACTGCGTTACGTGATTTACAGCTCCAACGGGGAAATATATGGGGCAGAGGGGCTTATCTTTCCTACATACTTAATTGATTGTAATTCTTGTTCCCAAGCTGAGATTTAAATAACGCAG
This window harbors:
- the HMT1 gene encoding protein-arginine omega-N methyltransferase HMT1 (similar to Saccharomyces cerevisiae HMT1 (YBR034C); ancestral locus Anc_3.233) — its product is MSKTTRDESATDKKELNQFEQHYFTSYDHYGIHEEMLQDTVRTLSYRNAIMQNKDMFKDKVVLDVGCGTGILSMFAAKHGAKHVIGVDMSSIIEMARKIVDLNGFSDKITLLRGKLEDVVLPFPKVDIIISEWMGYFLLYESMLDTVLYARDKYLVEGGLIFPDKCSIHIAGLEDSEYKSEKLSYWQDVYGFDYTPFVPIVKEEPIVDTVDNNAINTTKCKMIEFDLNTVKLSDLDFKVPFEVEVKRQDWINGVICWFDIVFPAPKGKKPIEFSTGAHAPYTHWKQTVFYLEDDLECEKGDILRGELTCSPNKRNNRDLDVKISYEFEARGVDAKERSRKNENVYLMH